The nucleotide window GGGCACGGCGGTCAACCCGCAGTCCTTTGACGACAGCGCGCTTACCTCCATCCACAGCCCGCGTTACCTGAACTTCCTGGCCACGGCCTGGGACCAGTGGGTGGCGCTGGATGCGGCCAATGCTGACAAGGACATCCTGCCCTCGGTCTGGCCCACGCGCACTTTCCGCACCGACATTGAGCCTGAGAACTTTTCGGCCAAGGTGGGCCTGTATTCGTACGACGCGGGTTCGCCCTTCACCAGCGGCACCTGGGTGGCGGCGCGTGCTGGCGCCCATTGCGCACTGAGTGCGGCGCAAGCCCTGCTGGACGGCGACCGTGCCTCGTTTGCGCTGAGCCGCCCGCCGGGCCACCATGCGGGTGCGGACTTTTTTGGCGGCTACTGCTTCCTGAACAACGCGGCAATCGCTGCGCAGCATCTGCGCGATGCGGGCATGAAGAAGGTCGCGGTGCTGGATGTGGACTACCACCACGGCAACGGCACACAGGCCATCTTTTACGACCGGCCCGATGTGTTCTTCGCCAGCATCCACGGCGACCCACGCACCGAGTACCCCTTCTACCTGGGCCATGCCGACGAAAAAGGGCAGGGCGCGGGGCTGGGTGCCAACCTGAACCTGCCGCTGCCGCGTGGCACCAACTACGCCACCTGGGCGCAGGCACTGGACACGTCGCTGGCGGCTATAGATAAGTTTGGCGCCGAGGCGCTGGTCGTGTCGCTGGGCATGGACACCTTTGAGGGCGACCCGATATCCGGCTTCACGCTCAAGAGCGATGACTACCTGCGTGTGGGCGAGCGCCTGGCCCGGGTGGGCTTGCCCACGGTGTTTATCTTTGAGGGCGGCTACGCCGTCGAAGAGGTGGGCATCAATGCCGTCAACGTGCTGGAAGCGTTTGCCTGAGACCTAAATGTTGGCCGCGCGGCGCGAACGCACCAGTGCGACCAAGCCGATAGCGGCTACCGCAATCAACACGGCGGGGAACGCCACGGTAGGCGACCAGTCGATCAGCGCGCCCGAGATGCCGGACGCGACCAGCCCACCGAGCGTGTAGGTCAGTACCAGCACGGCCGTGCTGTTGACCAGGGTGATGCCTTTTTCGCGCGCGCCAATGTCGGTCATGGCTATGGTGTACAGCGTGCCACCGGCGCCGCCCCATAAAAACACGATGGGCCAGGCCAGCCACACGATGTTGGCCACAAAAGGCAAAACGCAGGTGGCCAGCAGTGTGATGGATGCAAACACCACCATCAGCGTGCGGCGCCCCTGCGCCTGGTTGTCAAACCGGTCGGCCACCATGCCGGCGGGGAACATGATGAGCACACCGCCCAGTCCGCTGGCCGACACCAGTAGCGCGGCCGTGCCTGCGCCCAGGCCGAGTGCCAGGCCGTACAGCGGCAGGATGGAGGTGACGCCGGTTTCAAAGAAACCGCCGACAAAACCCGCCAGCATGATGATGGGATGCGCCAGCAGCGCGCGCCACAGGCCCGGTAACCCGACATGGGCCGTGTCGGCATCCGCGGCGGGCGGCAGTTTGGGGATAAAGAGCGTCCAGATCAGCCCGACCACGGTGCAGCCAATCACCACCCACAGCGTGTGCGGTTGGTCCGCGCCCAGCCAGACCAGGCAGGCTGGTCCGGTGATAAAGGTCAGGCTGACCAGGGTTTGAAAGATGCCCACGTAACGGCCGCGTTGCCCTGCCGGCGAAAACTCGGCAATCAGCGCCTCGGCCAGCACCCAGCGCAGCGCCATGGCCACGCCCGAGGCCAGGTTCAGCGCGAACCAGATCCAGAGCTGGTTCGTGAAGGTGTAGAGCACGGCCGCCAGCGTGAGGATCACGCCGGCCAGCCACAGGCAGGGCCGCCGCCCCAAGCGCGTGGTCACGCTGGAGGCAAACGGCGTCATGATGAAAATGCCCAGCCAGCCGGAGGCGGCAAACAGCCCGGCCACGGTGGTCGACACATCGGCGCCCTTGAGCTTGAGCAGCAGCAAGGGCGAGAGGATGAAGTAGCCCACCAGCTCGACAAAGGTGGAGCCAAAGATGCTGACCAGGCCGAGCTGTGCGCCAGCGGGTGGTGTGGTGTTGGCGGTGCTCATGCCTTGCGTGCCTCCAGGATGGCGGCGGTGACTTCGGCAAAACCCGCACCACGTTCGCTCGGGGTGATGTAACGCGGCAGGTGTTGCAGCTGGCTTTCGAAGCGGCGGATGTTGGCCACGCCCACACTGTGGGTGAAGTGTTCAAACATGGGCTGGTCGTTGCCCGAGTCGCCGACAAACACCCAGCGGCCCAGCTCCTGCGCCAGGTCGCGCTGGAACAGTTCACGGACGATCCAGCACGCGCCCAGCCATTTGTTGAAGTCACCAAAACACCCGTGGATGTGGATGCTGCTGACCGTGGTGTGCATGCCTGCACCTTGCAGGATGGCCAGTGTCTGCTGCACGGCAGCGGGCGAGAGGTGCGTGAACTCGTTGTAGTCAAACGCCAGATCGGTCTCGCGCCCACCTTCGTCGCGCGCGCGCAATGCGCCGGGCACCTGGGCCAGCACCTGCGCGGCCACCTGCTCCATGCGGGCCTGGTTGGTGGCGCGCGTGTCGGCGTCTTGTTGATATAGTTTTGATAGCTGCCTGCGCACATTCCATGCGGGCTGCAGGCCATTTTGGTTTGAATTTCCTGGATTGGGCACCAGCGCCAGTGCACCGTTCTCGGCCACCATGGCGTCCGCGGGCCAGGGCGGGGTGGCCCCTCCTTCCATCAGTGGTTCACACCAGCCGACGTGTCTACCCGTGATGGGAATGACCGCCAGCCCGGCGGCTTTCAGGTCGGCCAGCGCCTGCAGTGCGGCGGGCGTGACCGTGCCTTCGGTGGTGAGTGTGTCGTCAATGTCGGTGAACACGCCCACCAGGTCGCGGCGGGCCTGCAGCGGCCAGGAGGCAAGGGGTTTCAAGGGGCGTGTTGTCCGCGAGAGAAGGGAGGCCGCATTTTATGCGGTGCACGCGGGTAGCATGTAGCCCATGGGATGCCACTCTTGCATGGAGCTGTTATGAATTTTTCAGAGTTGTTGCGCTGGCAGTGGGATGGGTACACCAACTACCACGCCTCACGGGCCAATCTGCTACTGCACATTGTGGTGGTGCCGCTGTTTTTGGTGGGCAACGTCGTTTTGGTTGTTGCGCTGCTGCAAGGGGCCCTGTGGTTTGCCCTGGCGGGCCTGGTGGCGATGGCTGTGTCGTTCGCGGTGCAAGGCAAGGGACACAGCATGGAGGCCGTGCCGTCGATTCCCTTTGCCAGCCCGCGGCAGGCCGTGGCGCGTATTTTCTTGGAGCAATGGATCAACTTCCCCCGCTTTGTGCTGAGCGGGGGCTGGCTGCGCGCGTTGCGCCAGGCCAGCCGCTAAGTACTTCCGTTAGCCCGCGCTCTGCAATGCCAGCCCTGCGTGTTCACGCAGCGGGTGGAAATGGATCTTGGGGAAACGCTCCTGCGCCAGGCGCACGTCGTACGGGCTGGTACACAGGTAAGCCAGCGTGTCCGCCGCATCCCGCGCCATGCGCTGCGGATAGGCGTTGATGAACTCCTGCAGTTCCTTGGGCGTATCGGCCGTGATCCAGCGTGCGCCGGTGTATTGGCAGCCTTCCAGGCGGATGTCGGCGTCGTATTCACCCTTCAGCCGGTGCTGCACCACTTCAAACTGCAGTTGCCCCACGGCGCCCAGCAGCATGTTGCCGCCCATCTCGGGGCGGAACACCTGAATCGCACCTTCCTCGCCCAACTGGGCCAGGCCTTGCTGCAACTGCTTGGTACGCAGCGGGTTGCGCAGCACCACGGTCATGAACATTTCGGGCGCAAAGAAGGGCAGGCCGGTGTACATCAGGTTCACGCTGCCGTCGGTGATCGTGTCGCCCAACTGCACACCACCGTGGGTGGTAAAGCCCACGATGTCGCCCGCATAGGCTTCTTCCACCGCCTCGCGGCGCTGGCTCATGAAGGTCACCACGGACGTGGGGCGCAGCTCTTTGGAGGTGCGCATCACTTTGAGTTTCATGCCCGGTGTGTATTTGCCGGATGCCATGCGCACAAAGGCAATGCGGTCGCGGTGGTTGGCGTCCATATTGGCCTGCACCTTGAACACCACGCCGCTGAAGGCTTCGTCTTCGGGTTGCACTTCTTTGACCACGGGTTGGCGGTTCACCACCGCCGTGCTGATGCGTTTTTGCGGACTCGGCGCCAGGTCCACCAGTGCGTCCAGCACTTCCATCACACCGAAGTTGTTCACGCCGGAGCCAAAGAACACGGGCGTTTGTTTGCCCGCCAAAAAGGCGGCGTGGTCCCAGGCGGGGGATGCGCCGGTGGCCAGTTCCATGCTTTCCATCGCGCTGGTCCATTCGTGGCCAAAACGCTTCTCCAGCGCGGCTTGGTCGCTCAAGGGCATGGAATCAAAATCTTGCGGGCGGCGGTCCTTGCCGCCGTCGAACACCGTCATCATCTGCGTGCGCAAATTGATGATGCCGCCGAAAGATTTGCCCTGGCCCACGGGCCAGGTCATGGGCACGCAGGGCATGCCCAGTTCGCGCTCGATCTCATCCAGGATGTCCAGCGGCTCGCGCACTTCGCGGTCCATCTTGTTCACAAACGTGATGATGGGCGTATCGCGCTGGCGGCAGACTTCGATCAGGCGGCGGGTTTGCGCTTCCACACCGTTGGCCGCGTCAATCACCATCAGCGCCGAATCCACGGCGGTCAACACGCGGTACGTGTCTTCCGAGAAGTCCTTGTGACCGGGGGTGTCCAGCAGGTTGACCACGTGGTCGCGGTAGGCCATCTGCATCACGCTCGATGCAACAGAAATGCCCCGCTGCTTTTCAATCTCCATCCAGTCGGAAGTCGCATGGCGCGTGGCTTTGCGGGCTTTCACCGAACCGGCAATCTGGATCGCGCCCGAGAACAGCAACAGCTTTTCGGTCAACGTGGTTTTACCGGCGTCCGGGTGGGAAATGATCGCAAAAGTGCGGCGGCGGCGGGTTTCGGCAAGAAAAGACATGGGCAATGGATGGCACGCAGCGCGGGCCTGTGGCGCCCGGGTGCTCTGGTGCAGAGTTCTGGAAAAGGCTAGAATTATCGCTTTCCGAGGAGCGTTGCAGTTCACGCGCAGTGAACGAGGCTCGGAAAGCTGACCGATAGGGTTAGTTCAAGCACCAACGACGCTCACCCACTGGTCTGTGTGGTGAGTTCCTTTTTCCGGTCATCCCGGTCTCTCGCGAACAGTCCAGTGGCTTTCAAATTTACTTTTGGAGTGAGCCATGAGCGTACTGAAGCCCGTTAAAAATCAAGATTACCAAATTGCCGACCTGAGCCTCGCGCCCTGGGGCCGCAAAGAGCTGACCATTGCCGAGACTGAAATGCCCGGCCTGATGGCCATCCGCGAAGAGTTCGCCAAAGCGCAGCCGCTCAAGGGCGCGCGCATCACCGGTTCCCTGCACATGACCATCCAAACCGGCGTGCTGGTGGAAACATTGCAAGCCCTGGGCGCCGAAGTGCGCTGGGCATCGTGCAACATCTTCTCCACCCAAGACCACGCCGCTGCCGCCTTGGTTGCCAAGGGCACACCGGTGTTTGCGCACAAGGGCGAAACGCTGGAAGAGTATTGGGACTTCACCCACCGCATTTTTGAATTCAGCGGCAAAAAAGGTTCTGCGGCTGAAGGCCCCAACATGATTCTGGATGACGGCGGCGACGCCACGCTGCTGATGCACCTGGGTGCCCGCGCCGAGAAGGACATCAAGGTTTTGGCCAAGCCTGGCAGCGCAGAAGAAATCTGCCTGTTCAACGCCATCAAGGCCAAGCTCAAGCTGGACCCCACCTGGTACAGCCGCCGCCTGAAAAACATCATCGGCGTGACCGAAGAAACCACCACCGGCGTGATGCGCCTGGAAGAAATGGCGGTCAAGGGCAGTCTCAAGCTGCGCGCCATCAACGTCAACGACTCGGTGACCAAGAGCAAGTTCGACAACCTATACGGTTGCCGCGAATCGCTGGTGGACGCCATCAAACGTGCTACCGACGTGATGATCGCCGGCAAGGTGGCCCTGGTGGCGGGTTACGGCGACGTGGGCAAGGGCTCCGCCCAGGCGCTTCGCGCCCTGTCTGCCCAAGTGTGGGTAACCGAGATCGACCCCATCAACGCGCTGCAGGCCGCGATGGAAGGCTACAAGGTTGTGACCATGGAATACGCCGCCGACAAGGCCGATATTTTCGTGACCACCACCGGCAACAAAAACGTCATCACGTACAAACACATGGCGGCCATGAAGGACCAGGCCATTGTTTCCAACATCGGCCACTTTGACAACGAGATCGACGTTGCTTCGCTGGAAAAACTGCAGTGGGACGAGATCAAGCCCCAGGTCGACCACGTAATCTTCCCCGCTACCAAGGGCAAGAACGGCAAGCCTGAAAAACGCATCATCCTGTTGGCCAAGGGCCGCTTGGTGAACCTGGGTTGCGGTACCGGCCACCCGAGCTTTGTGATGTCCTCCAGCTTCGCGAACCAAACCATCGCCCAGATTGAGCTGTTCACCAAGCCCAAGGAGTACAAGGTCGGCAAGGTCTACGTGTTGCCCAAGCACCTGGACGAAAAAGTCGCCCGTTTGCACCTGAAGAAGGTTGGCGCCATGTTGTCCGAGCTGACCGACGAGCAGGCCGCCTACATCGGCGTCAGCAAGTCCGGCCCGTACAAAAAAGAAACCTACCGCTACTAAGCCCCGCATGCGCATTGACCAACTGCTGGTGCAGCGCGGGCTGGCCAGCACCCGCTCGCAGGCCCAGCGCCTGATCGCCGATGGCGTGCAGTGGCGCAAAGGGGAGGAATGGAAGCGGGTCGCCAAGAATGGCGATGAGGTTCCGGAAGACGCCCCTATCCAGCTGCTGGACGACTCCGAGGCACGTTACGTGTCGCGGGGAGGCCTGAAGCTGGAGGCGGCGCTCAAGCACGTGGGCCTGTCGGTGACAGGACTGCGTTGCCTGGACGTGGGGCAGAGCACCGGTGGTTTCACCGACTGCCTGCTGCAAGCCGGCGCTGCATGCGTAGTGGGTGTAGACGTGGGCAGTGCCCAACTGCACCCCAGCCTGCGTGAGGATGCGCGGGTCCTGTGCGTGGAAAGTGTCAATGCACGCACTCTGTCTGCTGCAGATTTGATAGCTGCTTACGCAGGAAGTACGGGGGCTGAAGGCCAATTTGACCTTGAAGAAGACGGTGAAACCTTTGAGGGTTTTGATGGCTCCGATGACAGCCGCGAAGAGGCCGAACTGGCCACCTTGCCGCCGGAGTTTGCGCCACCGTTCGATCTGCTGGTCGCCGACCTGTCTTTCATTTCGCAAACTCTGGTGTTGCCGGCTGCGGTGGAATTCCTCAAAGAGGGCGGAACCCTGCTGACGCTGGTCAAGCCGCAGTTCGAGCTGCAGCCGGGCCAGGTGGGCAAGGGCGGGATTGTCAAAGACGCCACCATGTACCCCATCGTCGAGCAACGATTGCGTGAGACGTGCGCCGAGCTGGGCCTGACGGTCACCGCGTGGTTTGATTCGCCCATAGAAGGTGGCGATGGCAACCGCGAATTTTTCATTTGCGCCCGCAAGACGGGTGTTTCCTCTTCCTGAAGACGGCCATGTCCCAGACACCCAGACTTCCCCTGAGTCTTGAATTCTTTCCGCCCAAAACACCTGAAGGCGCAGAAAAGCTGCGCGTCGTGCGCCAGCAACTGTATGGTCTGAAGCCCGAGTTTTGCTCCGTCACGTTTGGTGCCGGTGGCTCCACGCAAGAAGGCACCTTCGGTACGGTGCGCAGCATCCTGGCCGAGGGCGTGGATGCGGCCTCGCACTTCTCCTGCATCGGCGCCACCAAAGACACAGTGCGCGCGCAGCTCGCCACGCTCAAGACCATGGGCGTCAAGCGCCTGGTGGCACTGCGTGGTGATTTGCCCAGCGGCTACGGTGCCGGTGGTGAGTTCCACTACGCCAGCGACCTGGTCACTTTTATCCGTATGGAGACGGGTGACGATTTCCACATCGAAGTGGCGGCTTATCCCGAAGTGCATCCCCAGGCCAAGTCACCCGCCAGCGATCTGCAGGCTTTTGCCGCCAAGGTGCAGGCGGGTGCCAATTCGGCCATCACGCAGTATTTCTACAACGCTGACGCGTATTTCCGCTTTGTCGAAGAGCTGGACGCGCTGGGCCTGAACATCGCCGTGGTACCGGGCATCATGCCTATCAGCAGCTCCACGCAGTTGATGCGCTTCAGCGACGCCTGCGGCGCCGAGATTCCACGCTGGATTCGCCTGCGTCTGCAGAGTTTTGGTGACGACGTGGCTTCCATCAAGTCCTTCGGTCTGGATGTGGTCACCGACCTGTGTGAACAGTTGCGCGCCGGTGGCGCACCGGGGCTGCATTTCTACACGATGAACCAGAGCGTTGCGACGCTCGCGTTGTGTGACCGGCTGGGACTGGCGACGGCGTGACACGCAATTTTGCGCCGGGTCGCCCCAAGCAAAATTAGCCCCCCTGGTGGGTAGCGGCGGAGCGTGGGGGCAATGTCAGCCGCCTGATTCCAGCGACGAGCTGGCGTTCTGGTCCTGCTTCAGCAACTCCACCATCTGCGGCAACGCGTCTTTCAGCGCGGCCTTCAGCGTGTGCGGTGGGTTGATCAGGAACATGCCGCTGGCCGGCAAGCCGGGGCGGACCACTTCACCCTCTGCATCCTGAGTCAGTTTGCTGGACTTGACCGTCAGCGTGGCATGCAACCAGCTTTTGCCGGCCTTGTTGGCCAGGGTTTTCAGTTTTTTCGGCAGGTCGTGCGCTTCGGGGCGCGGAATGATGGGGTACCACACGGCGTAGGTGCCGGTGGCAAAACGCAGCAGCGCATCGGCCACCATGGCGGGCACGCGGGCGTAGTCGTGTTTGACCTCATAACTCGGGTCACACAGCACCAGGGCGCGGCGTGAGGGCGGCGGCAGGAATTTCTTGAGCCCTTCAAAACCGTCTTCGCGCAGGATAGTGACCTGGCGGCCCGCTTCCAGCTGCGCCACGTTGGCTGTCAGTGTCTTGGTGTCGGTCGGATGCATTTCCCACAGCTTGAGCTTGTCGCGGCCGCTCAGCAGACTCTGGATGATGAAAGGCGATCCGGGATAGACCTTCCACTGGTTTGCGGCATTGAAACTTGCCACCATTTCCACATAGTCCTGCAGGGCAGGCGTGAAGCCTTGCGGTGGCTTGCTGGCGACCAGTTTCAGGAAACCGTCGGCGGCCTCGGCGCTGGTCTGGGCATAGTCCCCATCCAGGCGGTACAGGCCGGCACCGGCATGGGTGTCGAACACATTGAGCGCGTCTTTTTGCGTCATGTGCCGCAGCACGGCCAGCAAAATGGTGTGTTTGAGGACGTCGGCATGGTTGCCGGCGTGAAAGGCGTGGCGATAACTGAACATGCCGGGATACTAACCTTTGCAAAGCCTCTTATGTAGGCCCCCTAGCCAAAACCCCCGAGGTTTCGTATAATGCTGGGCTTCGCAGCGCTTTAGTGGTTCCGCGACGAAGCTGCCAAAAGCGTTCTGCGCCCCGGCGAAACCTACCTAAGAGATTCCCATCAGAGGAACGCCGACCGTAGAAAAGAGCCCGCCAAACCCTCCTTTAAAGAGAAATCTCATGTCTACTTTCAGCGCAAAACCCGCTGAGGTCGTGCACGAGTGGTTTGTGATTGACGCGACCGACAAGGTCCTCGGACGAGTAGCCAGCGAAGTTGCTCTCCGTTTGCGCGGCAAACACAAGGCCATTTACACGCCTCACGTCGATACCGGTGACTTCATCGTCATCATCAATGCAGCCCAGCTGCGCGTCACGGGTGCCAAGCCCCTGGACAAGGTGTACTACCGCCACTCGGGTTACCCCGGCGGCATTACAGCCACCAACTTCCGCGACATGCAAGCCAAGCATCCTGGCCGCGCTTTGGAAAAAGCCGTCAAGGGCATGCTGCCCAAGGGTCCCCTGGGTTACGCCATGATCAAGAAGCTCAAGGTCTACGGTGGTGCTGAGCACCCCCACACAGCCCAGCAGCCCAAGGTTCTGGACATCCCCGGTATTTCTGCCAATGCAGTGAAACGTGAGGCCGCCAAATGATCGGTGAATGGAACAATGGCACCGGCCGTCGCAAATCCAGCGTCGCCCGTGTGTTTCTGAAAAAAGGCTCCGGCCAAATCGTAGTGAACGGCAAAGCGATCGAAAAGTTCTTCGGCCGCGCAACGTCCATCATGGTCTGCAAGCAGCCCCTGCTGCTGACGAACCACGCTGAAACATTTGACATCATGGTCAATGTGTCCGGCGGCGGTGAGTCCGGCCAGGCGGGTGCAACCCGCCACGGTATTACCCGTGCCCTGATCGACTACGACGCAACCCTCAAGCCGGCCCTGAGCCAGGCTGGTTTCGTGACACGTGACGCACGTGAAGTCGAACGTAAGAAGGTCGGCTTCCACGGCGCTCGCCGTCGCAAGCAGTTCTCCAAGCGTTAATCGCCTTCGCAACGTCCTGTTGCAAAGCAAAAGCCGCCGAACGCAAGTTCTGGCGGTTTTTTTGTTTGAGGTCGCTGCACTTAACTTAGTTTTACAAAGTTAAGTGCAGTTGCGGACGTACTTGTGTTTTTGGACTGCTAGACTTCGCCCTCGATGAGATTTCGCCTGCTTCGCCGCCGCCTTACTATCAGCGCCCCTCGCATGGCGGTGCGTAGCGCATTGCCCTGGCCTTTTCGCTGGGCCATGCTTGCCATCGTGTTGGGATTTTGTGCGGCCATTGGCCTGTGGGCCTTCGAGTT belongs to Rhodoferax saidenbachensis and includes:
- the rpsI gene encoding 30S ribosomal protein S9 — translated: MIGEWNNGTGRRKSSVARVFLKKGSGQIVVNGKAIEKFFGRATSIMVCKQPLLLTNHAETFDIMVNVSGGGESGQAGATRHGITRALIDYDATLKPALSQAGFVTRDAREVERKKVGFHGARRRKQFSKR
- a CDS encoding histone deacetylase family protein, translating into MKTFYNHLHAQHQGKVEMFRGALVPCFEVPARADHVLAELKRRQLGTAVNPQSFDDSALTSIHSPRYLNFLATAWDQWVALDAANADKDILPSVWPTRTFRTDIEPENFSAKVGLYSYDAGSPFTSGTWVAARAGAHCALSAAQALLDGDRASFALSRPPGHHAGADFFGGYCFLNNAAIAAQHLRDAGMKKVAVLDVDYHHGNGTQAIFYDRPDVFFASIHGDPRTEYPFYLGHADEKGQGAGLGANLNLPLPRGTNYATWAQALDTSLAAIDKFGAEALVVSLGMDTFEGDPISGFTLKSDDYLRVGERLARVGLPTVFIFEGGYAVEEVGINAVNVLEAFA
- the ahcY gene encoding adenosylhomocysteinase, yielding MSVLKPVKNQDYQIADLSLAPWGRKELTIAETEMPGLMAIREEFAKAQPLKGARITGSLHMTIQTGVLVETLQALGAEVRWASCNIFSTQDHAAAALVAKGTPVFAHKGETLEEYWDFTHRIFEFSGKKGSAAEGPNMILDDGGDATLLMHLGARAEKDIKVLAKPGSAEEICLFNAIKAKLKLDPTWYSRRLKNIIGVTEETTTGVMRLEEMAVKGSLKLRAINVNDSVTKSKFDNLYGCRESLVDAIKRATDVMIAGKVALVAGYGDVGKGSAQALRALSAQVWVTEIDPINALQAAMEGYKVVTMEYAADKADIFVTTTGNKNVITYKHMAAMKDQAIVSNIGHFDNEIDVASLEKLQWDEIKPQVDHVIFPATKGKNGKPEKRIILLAKGRLVNLGCGTGHPSFVMSSSFANQTIAQIELFTKPKEYKVGKVYVLPKHLDEKVARLHLKKVGAMLSELTDEQAAYIGVSKSGPYKKETYRY
- a CDS encoding TlyA family RNA methyltransferase, producing the protein MRIDQLLVQRGLASTRSQAQRLIADGVQWRKGEEWKRVAKNGDEVPEDAPIQLLDDSEARYVSRGGLKLEAALKHVGLSVTGLRCLDVGQSTGGFTDCLLQAGAACVVGVDVGSAQLHPSLREDARVLCVESVNARTLSAADLIAAYAGSTGAEGQFDLEEDGETFEGFDGSDDSREEAELATLPPEFAPPFDLLVADLSFISQTLVLPAAVEFLKEGGTLLTLVKPQFELQPGQVGKGGIVKDATMYPIVEQRLRETCAELGLTVTAWFDSPIEGGDGNREFFICARKTGVSSS
- a CDS encoding 23S rRNA (adenine(2030)-N(6))-methyltransferase RlmJ, which codes for MFSYRHAFHAGNHADVLKHTILLAVLRHMTQKDALNVFDTHAGAGLYRLDGDYAQTSAEAADGFLKLVASKPPQGFTPALQDYVEMVASFNAANQWKVYPGSPFIIQSLLSGRDKLKLWEMHPTDTKTLTANVAQLEAGRQVTILREDGFEGLKKFLPPPSRRALVLCDPSYEVKHDYARVPAMVADALLRFATGTYAVWYPIIPRPEAHDLPKKLKTLANKAGKSWLHATLTVKSSKLTQDAEGEVVRPGLPASGMFLINPPHTLKAALKDALPQMVELLKQDQNASSSLESGG
- a CDS encoding HAD family hydrolase produces the protein MKPLASWPLQARRDLVGVFTDIDDTLTTEGTVTPAALQALADLKAAGLAVIPITGRHVGWCEPLMEGGATPPWPADAMVAENGALALVPNPGNSNQNGLQPAWNVRRQLSKLYQQDADTRATNQARMEQVAAQVLAQVPGALRARDEGGRETDLAFDYNEFTHLSPAAVQQTLAILQGAGMHTTVSSIHIHGCFGDFNKWLGACWIVRELFQRDLAQELGRWVFVGDSGNDQPMFEHFTHSVGVANIRRFESQLQHLPRYITPSERGAGFAEVTAAILEARKA
- a CDS encoding Mpo1-like protein yields the protein MNFSELLRWQWDGYTNYHASRANLLLHIVVVPLFLVGNVVLVVALLQGALWFALAGLVAMAVSFAVQGKGHSMEAVPSIPFASPRQAVARIFLEQWINFPRFVLSGGWLRALRQASR
- a CDS encoding peptide chain release factor 3, with translation MSFLAETRRRRTFAIISHPDAGKTTLTEKLLLFSGAIQIAGSVKARKATRHATSDWMEIEKQRGISVASSVMQMAYRDHVVNLLDTPGHKDFSEDTYRVLTAVDSALMVIDAANGVEAQTRRLIEVCRQRDTPIITFVNKMDREVREPLDILDEIERELGMPCVPMTWPVGQGKSFGGIINLRTQMMTVFDGGKDRRPQDFDSMPLSDQAALEKRFGHEWTSAMESMELATGASPAWDHAAFLAGKQTPVFFGSGVNNFGVMEVLDALVDLAPSPQKRISTAVVNRQPVVKEVQPEDEAFSGVVFKVQANMDANHRDRIAFVRMASGKYTPGMKLKVMRTSKELRPTSVVTFMSQRREAVEEAYAGDIVGFTTHGGVQLGDTITDGSVNLMYTGLPFFAPEMFMTVVLRNPLRTKQLQQGLAQLGEEGAIQVFRPEMGGNMLLGAVGQLQFEVVQHRLKGEYDADIRLEGCQYTGARWITADTPKELQEFINAYPQRMARDAADTLAYLCTSPYDVRLAQERFPKIHFHPLREHAGLALQSAG
- the rplM gene encoding 50S ribosomal protein L13 — protein: MSTFSAKPAEVVHEWFVIDATDKVLGRVASEVALRLRGKHKAIYTPHVDTGDFIVIINAAQLRVTGAKPLDKVYYRHSGYPGGITATNFRDMQAKHPGRALEKAVKGMLPKGPLGYAMIKKLKVYGGAEHPHTAQQPKVLDIPGISANAVKREAAK
- a CDS encoding MFS transporter, which translates into the protein MSTANTTPPAGAQLGLVSIFGSTFVELVGYFILSPLLLLKLKGADVSTTVAGLFAASGWLGIFIMTPFASSVTTRLGRRPCLWLAGVILTLAAVLYTFTNQLWIWFALNLASGVAMALRWVLAEALIAEFSPAGQRGRYVGIFQTLVSLTFITGPACLVWLGADQPHTLWVVIGCTVVGLIWTLFIPKLPPAADADTAHVGLPGLWRALLAHPIIMLAGFVGGFFETGVTSILPLYGLALGLGAGTAALLVSASGLGGVLIMFPAGMVADRFDNQAQGRRTLMVVFASITLLATCVLPFVANIVWLAWPIVFLWGGAGGTLYTIAMTDIGAREKGITLVNSTAVLVLTYTLGGLVASGISGALIDWSPTVAFPAVLIAVAAIGLVALVRSRRAANI
- the metF gene encoding methylenetetrahydrofolate reductase [NAD(P)H], whose product is MSQTPRLPLSLEFFPPKTPEGAEKLRVVRQQLYGLKPEFCSVTFGAGGSTQEGTFGTVRSILAEGVDAASHFSCIGATKDTVRAQLATLKTMGVKRLVALRGDLPSGYGAGGEFHYASDLVTFIRMETGDDFHIEVAAYPEVHPQAKSPASDLQAFAAKVQAGANSAITQYFYNADAYFRFVEELDALGLNIAVVPGIMPISSSTQLMRFSDACGAEIPRWIRLRLQSFGDDVASIKSFGLDVVTDLCEQLRAGGAPGLHFYTMNQSVATLALCDRLGLATA